In the genome of Spirochaetia bacterium, one region contains:
- a CDS encoding DUF1957 domain-containing protein — protein MPKNNVNLILHAHMPFVRHPEYKRFLEEDWLFESINESYLPLLRMLNSLRSKGVNYRLTICLSPTLITMLQDTLLQERFIGYLELHRQLGELEVERCSKQQPQALQMAQYYLENIRQNLEDFDKLYDRNILTGFKDLMLSGYLELITSAATNAFLPLYQEYPIAVNAQIMLGIQTFHEAFGQKPQGFWLPECGYYPGLDKLLSRHGIRYFPAASQSILFSPDRCDTGVFRPVYSENDIAVFPRDYQLTSLVWSDEGYPSDPAYREFYRDIGYDLDLDYIRPFIHEPDVRVFTGFKYWAITGKGADKVFYDPAKAKAKVEEHASNFLYNLMMKGRRVRPNLDGKDPLITLCFDAELFGHWWFEGIDWLETFLTKSCQMDSPVELTTPSQELALEPRLQKIRPAFSSWGAGGFAQVWLDGSYAWAYRHIHKGIERMIELADRFPSQQSLKKRFLDQATRELLLAMSSDWAYLFYNHNNIDFAKNQLEDHLQNFNLVYENMCKNAVNTEWLVKCEDRDNIFPSINYNIFNQELFEKLI, from the coding sequence ATGCCAAAGAACAATGTCAATTTGATATTGCATGCCCATATGCCTTTTGTAAGGCATCCGGAATACAAGAGGTTCCTTGAAGAGGATTGGCTTTTTGAATCGATCAATGAAAGTTACCTTCCATTGCTGAGGATGCTGAATTCCTTACGGAGCAAAGGCGTAAACTATCGGCTTACGATCTGTCTTTCTCCGACACTGATTACCATGCTTCAGGATACTCTCCTGCAGGAACGGTTCATAGGATATCTTGAACTTCACAGACAGTTGGGGGAACTGGAAGTTGAACGTTGTTCCAAGCAGCAGCCACAGGCCCTGCAGATGGCTCAATATTATTTGGAAAACATCAGACAGAACCTGGAAGATTTTGACAAGCTATACGACAGGAACATCCTGACTGGTTTCAAGGACCTGATGCTGAGCGGTTATCTTGAGTTGATTACTTCTGCAGCAACCAATGCTTTTCTTCCCCTGTATCAGGAGTATCCGATTGCCGTAAATGCGCAGATCATGCTTGGTATCCAGACATTCCATGAGGCGTTCGGACAGAAACCACAGGGATTCTGGTTGCCGGAATGCGGATATTATCCGGGCCTTGACAAATTGCTTAGCAGACATGGGATCAGATATTTCCCAGCTGCCAGCCAATCGATTCTTTTTTCACCGGACAGATGTGATACAGGGGTGTTCAGGCCTGTATATAGTGAAAATGACATTGCGGTATTCCCCAGGGACTACCAGCTGACCAGTCTTGTCTGGTCCGATGAAGGCTATCCCAGTGACCCTGCCTATCGGGAATTCTACAGGGATATCGGCTATGACCTTGACCTTGATTATATCCGGCCATTCATCCATGAGCCTGATGTGAGGGTGTTTACCGGTTTCAAATATTGGGCGATTACAGGGAAAGGTGCGGACAAGGTCTTCTATGATCCTGCCAAGGCAAAGGCAAAAGTAGAAGAACATGCTTCCAACTTCCTGTATAACCTGATGATGAAGGGGAGGCGGGTTCGTCCGAATCTGGATGGAAAAGATCCCTTGATTACTCTTTGTTTTGATGCGGAACTGTTCGGGCATTGGTGGTTCGAAGGTATTGACTGGCTTGAAACGTTCCTTACGAAATCCTGTCAGATGGATTCTCCGGTGGAACTGACGACTCCTAGCCAGGAACTTGCCTTGGAGCCTCGGCTTCAGAAAATCCGACCAGCATTCTCATCTTGGGGTGCAGGTGGTTTTGCGCAGGTCTGGCTGGATGGTTCCTATGCATGGGCGTATCGGCATATCCACAAGGGAATTGAACGGATGATAGAACTTGCGGATAGGTTCCCTTCCCAGCAGAGCCTGAAGAAGAGGTTCCTTGACCAGGCGACGCGGGAGCTGTTGCTTGCCATGAGCAGTGACTGGGCTTATCTGTTCTATAACCATAATAATATTGATTTTGCAAAGAACCAACTTGAGGATCATCTGCAGAATTTCAATCTGGTGTATGAAAACATGTGCAAGAATGCCGTCAATACGGAATGGTTGGTAAAGTGTGAAGACAGAGACAACATATTCCCGTCAATCAACTATAATATATTCAACCAGGAACTTTTTGAGAAACTGATATGA
- a CDS encoding cell division/cell wall cluster transcriptional repressor MraZ: MDTGTYANTIDDKGRFLVPIQKRSELEGKTFVLTLGIDKCLWLLDREKFEKLHERILGTAEHQMNKENTILLRRLVAPAQEISMDKSGRIAIPATLRKFAGIVIKEEALLIKFRPWFEIWNSNEYEKWMLDVRDDVAPAANDLGIYSELM, encoded by the coding sequence ATGGATACAGGTACATACGCCAACACCATCGATGACAAGGGTAGGTTTCTGGTTCCGATTCAAAAGCGATCGGAATTGGAAGGCAAGACCTTTGTGCTTACTTTGGGGATTGACAAATGCCTGTGGCTTCTCGACAGGGAAAAGTTCGAAAAGCTTCATGAAAGGATCCTCGGAACAGCTGAGCATCAGATGAACAAGGAAAATACGATTCTGCTGCGGCGTCTGGTTGCTCCTGCCCAGGAAATATCGATGGACAAGAGCGGTAGGATTGCCATTCCTGCAACGTTGAGGAAATTTGCCGGTATCGTAATAAAGGAAGAAGCCCTGCTGATTAAATTCCGGCCATGGTTTGAGATCTGGAATTCGAATGAATATGAGAAATGGATGCTTGACGTACGAGATGATGTTGCCCCGGCTGCAAATGACCTGGGTATCTATAGTGAACTGATGTAA
- the rsmH gene encoding 16S rRNA (cytosine(1402)-N(4))-methyltransferase RsmH, translated as MEYVHYPVMKKEVFSLLIPPRDRLAYMVDCTCGEGGHTQMMLDAYDQLTVFGLDCDVEIQKKAICRMQPYGNRFVPVHTWFDDFFKQYHGPLLDLVLFDLGISSFHYEESERGFSFKAHEALDMRLDKSLPMSAADLVNTLDEDSLADLIYQYGEERYSRRFARAIVEQRAKQPFVTSDELEQVIFQSAPRGYRYGRIHPATRTFQALRIAVNKELDRIGPAIRMAVDALQPGGRLAVISFHSLEDRIVKWSFRELAGQTDSTVEPRVKILTKKPLVPDDEETELNPPSRSAKLRVIEKLRVTGKTDPEGGQE; from the coding sequence ATGGAATATGTCCATTATCCGGTCATGAAGAAAGAAGTCTTCAGCCTGCTTATCCCACCTAGGGACAGGCTTGCCTATATGGTGGATTGCACTTGCGGCGAGGGTGGACATACCCAGATGATGTTGGATGCCTATGACCAGCTGACGGTGTTCGGCTTGGACTGTGATGTAGAAATACAGAAAAAGGCAATCTGCAGGATGCAGCCCTACGGCAATCGGTTTGTTCCTGTGCATACTTGGTTTGACGACTTTTTCAAGCAATATCATGGACCTTTGCTGGATCTCGTACTTTTTGACTTGGGGATCAGCAGCTTCCATTATGAAGAATCCGAACGAGGTTTCAGTTTCAAGGCACATGAAGCCTTGGACATGCGACTGGACAAAAGCCTTCCCATGAGTGCTGCCGATTTGGTAAATACGTTGGATGAAGACAGTTTGGCCGACTTGATTTACCAATATGGAGAAGAAAGGTATTCCCGTCGATTTGCCAGGGCAATTGTCGAACAACGTGCAAAACAGCCGTTCGTTACCAGTGATGAACTGGAACAAGTCATTTTCCAAAGTGCCCCTCGGGGATACCGGTATGGCAGGATCCATCCTGCTACCCGTACTTTCCAGGCGTTGAGAATTGCCGTCAACAAGGAACTGGACAGGATCGGACCGGCAATTCGCATGGCCGTGGATGCCTTGCAACCCGGTGGACGGCTGGCAGTCATCAGCTTCCATTCATTGGAGGATAGGATTGTCAAATGGTCATTCAGGGAGCTGGCCGGACAGACGGACAGTACAGTGGAGCCGAGGGTAAAGATACTGACGAAGAAACCTCTGGTGCCCGATGACGAGGAAACAGAACTGAATCCTCCCAGCAGAAGTGCAAAACTAAGGGTAATCGAGAAGCTACGGGTCACAGGGAAAACTGATCCGGAAGGAGGGCAGGAATGA
- a CDS encoding UDP-N-acetylmuramoyl-tripeptide--D-alanyl-D-alanine ligase, with protein MGFASYRYGIYSIANFSGARVVRQCSKKILGIGIDTRVDLQDKLFVALRGSRVNGHLFLDEALAKGASALLVDGEHIAYACELANKWNAGVLVCDDTLRTLQTLSAAYIAQFPDITYVGITGSCGKSTTKQALAAILSAKGNVAMTPGNLNSEIGLPLSLLQVDSSTDYGVFEMAVDHKGEMDRHLSMLPPSYAIVTNISYAHAGKLGSQRNIAKEKSKIYHADLIAGYVSRDCNLRPLLQHRSPVRLKSFSKDDLDVTYLGLDGCSLSFGKEKVRLPLIAPYQMEDVSAAVAVARDMGISDEQLCDGLRFFHPLPGRGTVSAGPITVIEDCYNASPSSTAGILGYLGNLKWGGRKKAVLGSMTELGKYSKPAHRKIGRLLASLGLDTIFLFGSNMEAAYAFLKESRYPGKLFFSDDFGKLSYAVEADMHCGDLFLLKGSRVMEMERLIPLLKGAV; from the coding sequence ATGGGATTTGCTTCCTATAGATACGGTATTTATTCCATAGCTAATTTCAGTGGTGCAAGAGTAGTCCGGCAATGTTCGAAAAAAATTCTGGGAATCGGCATCGATACCAGAGTTGACCTGCAGGACAAGCTGTTCGTTGCCTTGCGGGGCAGCAGGGTCAATGGGCATCTGTTCCTTGACGAAGCTCTTGCAAAGGGCGCTTCTGCCTTGCTTGTCGATGGTGAGCACATTGCCTATGCCTGTGAGCTGGCAAATAAATGGAATGCCGGTGTCCTTGTCTGTGATGATACGCTCAGGACGTTGCAGACCCTGTCTGCCGCATACATAGCCCAGTTTCCTGATATCACCTATGTGGGTATTACCGGCTCATGTGGAAAAAGTACGACAAAACAGGCTTTGGCTGCAATTCTTTCTGCCAAGGGCAACGTAGCCATGACGCCAGGGAACCTCAACAGTGAAATAGGGTTGCCATTGTCTTTGCTTCAGGTTGATTCCTCTACCGATTATGGTGTATTCGAAATGGCTGTTGACCACAAGGGAGAGATGGACCGCCATCTTTCGATGTTGCCGCCGTCTTATGCAATAGTGACGAACATCAGCTATGCCCATGCCGGCAAGCTGGGAAGCCAACGCAACATAGCAAAAGAGAAAAGCAAGATATATCATGCTGACTTAATTGCCGGCTACGTAAGCCGTGACTGCAACCTCAGGCCATTGCTGCAGCATCGGTCTCCCGTCAGGTTGAAATCCTTCAGCAAGGATGACCTTGATGTGACCTATCTTGGACTGGATGGCTGTTCACTTAGCTTCGGCAAGGAAAAAGTCAGGTTGCCTTTGATTGCACCATATCAGATGGAAGATGTTTCCGCTGCCGTAGCAGTTGCCCGTGATATGGGTATCTCTGATGAACAGCTGTGTGATGGCCTGCGCTTTTTCCATCCTCTTCCAGGCAGAGGAACAGTCTCTGCGGGACCGATAACGGTAATTGAGGATTGCTACAATGCTTCTCCTTCATCGACTGCCGGTATCCTTGGATATCTGGGCAACCTGAAGTGGGGAGGCCGGAAAAAAGCTGTGCTTGGTTCCATGACGGAACTGGGCAAGTATTCAAAACCGGCACATAGGAAAATAGGCAGGCTGCTTGCTTCCCTTGGTTTGGATACGATTTTCCTGTTCGGAAGCAATATGGAAGCAGCCTATGCATTCCTGAAGGAAAGCAGATATCCTGGAAAACTGTTTTTCAGTGATGATTTCGGGAAGCTGAGCTATGCCGTAGAAGCCGATATGCATTGCGGTGACCTTTTCCTTCTCAAGGGTTCCCGGGTCATGGAAATGGAAAGGCTGATTCCATTGCTGAAGGGGGCCGTATGA
- a CDS encoding DUF4912 domain-containing protein — protein MILADIDSLSLVELRNLAQQEGLEDVDSMNRNELTDSLLELLETSEAGFQRHTGAVSLHGGQRYISALSDCPGHGENQKMPGVSELPELYKETSIHIMLRDPQWAYVYWSVAPRTMNRLLELDATYQEHFFLRVTATDCETERNSIFEVEVDKTDTTWYVNLPQLGCAYQVALCCRNSKGRMIALAQSMGVKVDMPYWYRHLDELADNPMLFNGLFSSIVTKSGKFKDTVVVEPLFKMLSQGETD, from the coding sequence ATGATACTGGCGGACATTGATTCTTTGTCTCTGGTTGAATTGAGGAATCTGGCTCAGCAAGAAGGGCTGGAAGATGTCGATTCGATGAACAGGAACGAGCTGACCGATTCCTTGCTTGAACTCTTGGAAACTTCGGAAGCAGGTTTTCAGCGGCATACAGGTGCGGTTTCCCTCCATGGAGGACAACGCTACATCAGTGCCCTTTCCGATTGTCCCGGTCATGGAGAAAATCAAAAGATGCCCGGCGTGAGCGAACTGCCGGAATTATACAAGGAAACATCGATACATATCATGCTTCGGGATCCCCAATGGGCATATGTATATTGGTCTGTTGCTCCCCGGACGATGAACCGGCTCCTTGAATTGGATGCTACCTACCAAGAACATTTTTTTCTCCGTGTGACGGCAACGGATTGTGAAACAGAGAGGAATTCAATCTTTGAAGTAGAAGTAGACAAGACGGATACGACATGGTATGTCAACCTGCCCCAGCTGGGCTGTGCCTACCAGGTTGCCCTATGTTGCCGGAACAGCAAGGGAAGGATGATTGCCTTGGCACAGAGCATGGGAGTGAAAGTCGATATGCCATATTGGTATAGGCATCTTGATGAATTGGCGGACAATCCCATGTTGTTCAATGGGTTGTTTTCATCTATTGTGACAAAAAGCGGTAAATTCAAGGATACGGTTGTGGTCGAGCCTCTTTTCAAGATGCTCTCCCAAGGAGAAACGGACTGA
- a CDS encoding NAD(+)/NADH kinase: MKKPRYIVIVANWKKEQVKAVAQEISVYLHSISIPCMVFKTFEGYEVLECPSQTDLVISLGGDGTVLYCVRYLQDLGIPIMAVNIGTFGYITEISASEWRPVLDSYLEGNDTGYAIHRRLTIKANVVREGKTIFNGTALNEVAVGSYGITKVVSLGMCVDDTCIGSFRADGMIVATPTGSTGYNLAAGGPIVDVNLSALIITPICPFTLSNRPLVVSGDSSVCVNVLSNQRTDLMVSLDGQVNFNLEEGDEIEIEKSRSKALLITPAKRTGFDIIRDKLHWSGGGITHA; the protein is encoded by the coding sequence TTGAAAAAACCCAGATATATCGTAATTGTCGCCAATTGGAAAAAAGAACAGGTCAAGGCTGTGGCACAGGAGATTTCTGTTTACCTGCACTCTATTTCGATCCCGTGCATGGTATTCAAGACTTTCGAAGGCTATGAAGTCCTTGAATGCCCTAGCCAGACCGATCTGGTCATTTCCCTTGGAGGAGACGGTACCGTCCTATATTGCGTAAGGTACCTGCAGGATCTTGGTATTCCGATAATGGCAGTCAACATCGGGACCTTCGGCTATATAACAGAAATTTCTGCATCAGAATGGCGACCAGTGCTTGACAGCTACCTTGAAGGCAACGATACCGGCTACGCAATCCATCGCAGGCTTACGATAAAAGCCAATGTCGTGAGGGAGGGAAAGACCATTTTCAATGGTACGGCTCTCAATGAAGTCGCTGTCGGTTCCTATGGCATTACCAAGGTAGTGAGCCTTGGTATGTGCGTAGACGATACCTGCATAGGTTCCTTCCGTGCTGATGGGATGATAGTTGCTACGCCGACAGGAAGCACTGGCTATAACCTTGCTGCTGGTGGACCGATTGTCGATGTGAACCTTTCAGCTTTGATCATCACGCCAATCTGTCCGTTTACCCTTTCCAACCGGCCGCTGGTCGTTTCCGGCGATTCCAGCGTCTGTGTCAACGTCCTTTCCAACCAACGTACGGACTTGATGGTATCATTGGATGGACAGGTCAATTTCAATTTGGAAGAAGGTGATGAGATTGAAATTGAAAAATCCCGGAGCAAGGCCCTGCTTATTACTCCGGCTAAACGTACAGGCTTTGATATCATCAGGGACAAGCTGCATTGGTCGGGAGGAGGAATAACCCATGCTTGA
- the recN gene encoding DNA repair protein RecN: MLETLDIHDYALIEDAHIEFVKGFTAITGETGAGKSIMLSAVSLLLGSKGDVSSIRVGCESASVCGLFVLEQQSSVNQLLQSLNLPAEDDQLIIRRVLKSNGRTLSYINNTPVNRSDLLQITSHLVDISAQHAHQSLLKEEKQLQLVDSYADDGKELSAYQACFTEHSRLVAEREEKIRLMAEGKKEEDYLGFALQEIDRIAPKEGEDEQLADAIHRSSQFENIHDNLQQTVELLRSYEGGGILSELGQGSDCLEKAAGHDSGLSSYATRLSSVQIECEDIYESLRDYLTHMTYSQEELDDMQSRLAQLQRLMRKYGPTLSQVLSFRDETRSKVDSLTSGETDLADLDKRIASSTSACAEAGRKLSEKRKRGSLALGKEIVSVLHGLGMPHAVLSIQLEPCGMYDKGSERVSFMFCANPGLEIRPLAEIASGGELSRVMLAIKATLREKDPVATLWFDEVDAGIGGVVASNVAKELKHLSLSSQILAITHLASIASKADSQLVVHKEVRDSMSYSLVVPVTGEARIKEIARMLSGDSNSKVSLEHAKELLD; this comes from the coding sequence ATGCTTGAGACCTTGGACATACATGACTATGCATTGATTGAAGATGCACATATAGAATTTGTCAAGGGCTTTACGGCCATAACGGGAGAGACAGGAGCAGGAAAGTCCATCATGCTCTCAGCTGTTTCCCTGCTGCTTGGCAGCAAGGGCGATGTCTCATCGATCCGTGTCGGCTGTGAAAGTGCAAGTGTCTGCGGATTGTTTGTCCTTGAGCAACAGTCAAGTGTCAACCAATTGCTCCAGTCTCTCAATTTGCCTGCTGAGGATGACCAGTTGATCATTCGCCGTGTCCTGAAATCAAACGGGCGGACATTGAGCTATATCAACAATACCCCGGTGAACCGGAGTGATCTGCTGCAGATTACCTCGCATCTGGTCGATATATCTGCCCAACATGCCCATCAGTCCCTGCTGAAGGAAGAGAAACAGCTCCAGCTTGTTGACAGCTATGCGGATGATGGGAAAGAGCTGTCTGCCTATCAGGCCTGCTTTACGGAGCATTCCCGGCTTGTGGCGGAACGTGAAGAAAAGATCAGGTTGATGGCAGAAGGCAAGAAGGAAGAAGATTATCTTGGTTTTGCCCTTCAGGAAATTGATCGCATTGCGCCTAAGGAAGGTGAGGATGAACAGCTTGCCGATGCAATCCATCGGTCGAGTCAGTTTGAGAACATACATGACAACCTGCAGCAGACGGTCGAGTTGCTCCGGTCCTATGAAGGTGGCGGTATCCTCAGTGAGCTTGGACAAGGCTCGGATTGCCTTGAGAAGGCTGCCGGACATGATAGTGGGCTTTCCAGCTATGCAACCCGGCTCAGCAGCGTGCAGATTGAGTGTGAGGATATCTATGAAAGTCTCAGGGATTATCTGACCCATATGACCTACAGCCAGGAAGAACTCGATGATATGCAGTCCCGGCTGGCCCAATTGCAACGATTGATGAGAAAGTATGGACCTACATTGTCACAGGTACTGTCCTTTCGTGATGAAACAAGGTCAAAAGTGGATTCCCTGACGAGCGGTGAGACGGATCTTGCAGACTTGGACAAAAGAATTGCATCTTCGACATCCGCCTGCGCCGAAGCAGGGCGCAAGCTTTCTGAAAAAAGAAAAAGGGGTTCCCTTGCCCTAGGCAAGGAAATTGTTTCAGTACTCCATGGTCTTGGTATGCCCCATGCCGTTCTTTCGATACAGCTTGAACCTTGCGGGATGTATGACAAGGGAAGTGAAAGAGTCAGCTTCATGTTCTGCGCGAATCCGGGACTCGAGATACGGCCTTTGGCTGAAATCGCCAGCGGTGGCGAACTTTCCAGGGTAATGCTTGCGATAAAGGCGACGCTACGGGAGAAAGATCCCGTTGCAACCCTCTGGTTCGATGAAGTCGATGCTGGGATAGGAGGTGTCGTTGCCTCAAATGTTGCAAAGGAACTCAAACATCTTTCCCTTTCTTCCCAGATTTTGGCAATTACACATCTTGCTTCGATAGCCAGCAAGGCTGACAGTCAGCTTGTCGTGCACAAGGAAGTCCGCGACAGCATGAGTTATTCCCTTGTCGTACCGGTGACCGGTGAAGCCCGGATAAAGGAAATAGCCAGGATGCTTTCAGGTGATTCAAACAGCAAAGTATCGCTTGAGCATGCAAAGGAGTTGCTTGACTGA
- a CDS encoding DUF3536 domain-containing protein translates to MQILQEKSSDTQLCFWYHAIMEPIEKTALILHGHFYQPPRENPLTGIIPKQPSAKPFPDWNEHIFSQCYAANTNSRYLDGNGRILSITNNFEYISYNFGPTLLTWIKANHPGTYEKIIEADRSSILRLGHGNAMAQGFNHTILPLDSPRAARHQILWGLEDFSSRFGREAEGMWLPEAAINPDIIDLLVASGIKFVILSPWQCKSIETEPGKMVDLEGKPAPYDKPYILTGTKGNTISAFFYNPQLADGISFGHLLRDADNLYQTLETIKQQDGPALIHTATDGEIYGHHEPFGDMALAALIRKVNEREDFTFTNYATFLEGHPAVLHAQLHPGEENKGTSWSCSHGVSRWYKDCGCHTGGEEGWNQKWRTPLRDALQHNADRLVTIFDTRVGEIFDGQLPPDRLLDLYGEVAGQALSMEDFLSGLATDYPQAQDNRAELASLLEGIKNKHFSFTSCGWFFNDLAGLEPKQNIAYALYAISLFQRFSQTSLLSPFLRELKQAKCNRKIDGDGMVIAQEELNALPGEVEATLFFILNRRIAEPQFITATYGRFKLLSYSYGDDFPELELYDTISLRDFNISTIIGEGEEYSSFEFYIAVKDKADNHVMRYSVNNSNIPPRMLDQAYTWIEHSLSIVGDDELMQIARDIDHYSMLSKNSKYLPMATLFIENIGTCLRALRSLFITPNTLPWDKKEESIHQLIGFIKKQGRRSEIETINGIFTEEINRLALQVQENGLDKSNVTYLIGFLALTKNEQLDIDMKNLQNSCYPFVTGKNPLPDECKDDFAQLKTLLDFA, encoded by the coding sequence ATGCAAATATTGCAAGAAAAGAGTAGTGATACTCAGCTTTGTTTCTGGTATCATGCAATCATGGAACCCATAGAAAAAACAGCTCTGATCCTTCATGGTCATTTTTATCAGCCGCCTCGGGAAAATCCTCTGACAGGGATCATCCCCAAGCAGCCTTCGGCAAAACCGTTTCCTGATTGGAATGAACATATCTTCAGTCAGTGTTATGCAGCCAATACGAATTCCCGCTATCTTGACGGAAACGGAAGAATCCTTTCGATCACCAATAACTTTGAATATATATCATATAATTTCGGCCCGACGCTTCTTACATGGATAAAGGCAAACCATCCCGGTACCTACGAAAAGATCATCGAAGCAGACAGATCCAGCATACTTCGGCTGGGTCACGGCAATGCAATGGCCCAAGGATTCAACCATACGATCCTACCGCTGGACAGCCCAAGGGCAGCCAGACACCAGATCCTTTGGGGGCTTGAGGATTTTTCCTCACGTTTCGGACGGGAAGCAGAAGGCATGTGGTTGCCAGAAGCTGCAATCAATCCGGATATCATAGACCTGCTTGTAGCATCAGGGATCAAGTTCGTCATCCTTTCTCCATGGCAATGCAAAAGCATAGAGACCGAACCAGGCAAGATGGTGGACCTGGAAGGAAAACCAGCTCCCTATGACAAGCCGTATATCCTGACAGGAACGAAAGGAAACACCATCAGTGCCTTCTTCTATAATCCGCAATTGGCTGACGGCATCAGCTTCGGACATCTGCTTCGGGATGCAGACAACCTCTATCAGACCCTTGAAACCATCAAGCAGCAGGACGGACCGGCGCTCATCCATACGGCGACGGACGGAGAAATCTATGGACATCATGAACCGTTCGGAGATATGGCATTGGCTGCTTTGATCAGAAAAGTAAACGAAAGAGAAGATTTCACCTTCACCAATTACGCTACATTCCTCGAAGGACATCCTGCAGTCCTGCATGCCCAGCTGCACCCAGGGGAAGAAAACAAAGGTACAAGCTGGTCATGCTCCCATGGAGTCAGCAGGTGGTACAAGGACTGCGGATGCCATACAGGAGGCGAAGAAGGATGGAACCAGAAGTGGCGTACGCCACTTCGTGATGCACTGCAGCATAATGCCGACAGGCTGGTAACAATCTTTGATACCCGCGTGGGAGAAATATTCGATGGGCAGCTGCCTCCGGACCGACTGCTTGACCTTTATGGTGAAGTTGCCGGCCAGGCACTTTCGATGGAAGATTTTCTCAGCGGGCTTGCGACAGATTATCCTCAGGCACAGGACAACAGGGCTGAGCTGGCGTCCTTGCTGGAAGGAATAAAGAACAAGCACTTCTCATTCACATCCTGCGGATGGTTCTTCAATGACCTTGCAGGTCTTGAACCCAAACAGAACATTGCCTATGCGCTCTATGCGATCAGCCTGTTCCAGCGTTTCAGCCAGACAAGCCTCCTTTCGCCCTTCCTCAGGGAACTGAAGCAGGCAAAATGCAACAGGAAGATTGACGGAGACGGCATGGTGATTGCACAGGAAGAACTGAATGCGCTTCCCGGAGAAGTCGAAGCAACTTTGTTTTTTATCCTGAACCGACGGATTGCGGAACCACAGTTCATCACGGCCACCTATGGCAGGTTCAAGTTGCTCAGCTACAGCTATGGTGATGATTTCCCTGAACTGGAGCTCTATGATACCATTTCCTTACGTGATTTCAACATATCGACCATCATCGGCGAGGGAGAAGAATATTCAAGCTTTGAATTCTATATTGCTGTCAAAGACAAGGCTGACAACCATGTCATGCGCTATTCTGTGAATAATTCCAATATTCCCCCGAGGATGCTGGACCAGGCCTATACATGGATCGAGCATTCACTGAGCATTGTAGGCGACGATGAGCTTATGCAGATTGCCCGTGACATAGATCACTATTCGATGCTCTCAAAGAATTCCAAGTACCTGCCGATGGCAACGCTGTTCATAGAGAACATCGGTACTTGCCTGAGAGCATTGAGAAGCCTTTTCATCACCCCCAATACCCTTCCTTGGGATAAAAAGGAAGAAAGCATACACCAACTCATCGGGTTCATCAAGAAACAGGGACGACGCAGTGAAATCGAAACAATCAACGGCATATTTACCGAAGAAATAAACCGGCTGGCACTGCAGGTCCAGGAAAATGGACTTGACAAAAGCAATGTCACCTACCTCATCGGCTTCCTTGCGTTGACCAAGAATGAACAGCTGGACATCGACATGAAGAATCTCCAGAACAGCTGCTACCCATTTGTCACCGGTAAGAATCCTCTTCCAGATGAATGCAAGGATGATTTTGCCCAACTGAAGACATTGCTTGATTTTGCATAG